A single region of the Vicia villosa cultivar HV-30 ecotype Madison, WI linkage group LG4, Vvil1.0, whole genome shotgun sequence genome encodes:
- the LOC131599221 gene encoding uncharacterized protein LOC131599221 produces MSWSGGDWMCNACQHINFKKRDACQNCGYPKIGGPDPETYRYNWTGNLAGDWYCSGMNCGAHNYASRTSCYRCGALKNGYSCGFGGNMEASDCNYPPGWKTGDWICTRYGCGVHNYASRTECFKCKTPKSFGNSD; encoded by the exons ATGAGCTGGTCAGGAGGAGATTGGATGTGTAATGCTTGCCAGCACATAAACTTCAAGAAGAGGGATGCATGCCAAAATTGTGGATACCCTAAGATTGGAGGTCCTGATCCAGAAACTTATAGATATAACTGGACTGGAAACTTAGCAGGGGACTGGTATTGCAGTGGTATGAACTGTGGAGCTCACAACTACGCTAGCAGAACAAGCTGTTATAGATGTGGTGCACTGAAAAATGGTTACTCATGTGGATTTGGTGGCAACATGGAAGCCTCTGATTGCAATTATCCCCCTGGATGGAAAACTGGTGATTGGATTTGCACTAG ATATGGCTGTGGAGTGCATAATTATGCTAGCAGAACTGAATGCTTCAAGTGCAAAACACCCAAAAGTTTTG GTAATTCTGATTGA